From the Eremothecium cymbalariae DBVPG#7215 chromosome 6, complete sequence genome, one window contains:
- the RRN7 gene encoding Rrn7p (similar to Ashbya gossypii AAL140C) codes for MSTYIKGPVCGTDNCRSRLWRIIDGRRTCQYGHVMEGDVEYNDDEDDATAMGIITRRLNLSTNAIGNFQTSLSLTKSQTQSQIQEASQKLYGSAGKTLFLKCFQHILKLQCKWLIETHKFPPEFESTVKIIWMLYLKSISSHKSSLDQHEERSPENDHDNASIINEEVHDSPIGRTGRLGLSMVSSIAIIYLASVHMGLPSFPNDILQWICSMNMPYFGSSRYIPSVWHKQLPNYYLQVLEGGTPPRNAQLYHKISSISREINFCAKFQHRIPFRLLLFKVLILTALPPEFYLYALSLINITNDQASFHIVSHDGARFTRLYMYPEIRAVSYFIVAVDWMLQQQNHYSKNFLQSWLRYKSDNQTPGNTFERDKKLVSLSYQNSSPSLYNWLPEQTSSYLDWIEKKFLPHYDENSNSHIPLDHKIARRKLYNILPISRPIDTLKESTAPQNVAADPASINPTEASFIDRLQELYLDVALSDAPAVCISRATLVAKVKSKLIHDIALDFGIGFNQLSEAVQSIQKHCITTIRRYNS; via the coding sequence ATGTCAACATACATAAAAGGTCCTGTCTGTGGTACTGATAACTGCAGAAGCAGATTATGGAGGATAATTGATGGAAGAAGGACCTGCCAGTATGGCCACGTGATGGAAGGAGATGTGGAGTACAATgacgatgaggatgatgcTACTGCAATGGGAATCATCACGAGAAGGTTGAACCTATCTACAAATGCTATAGGGAACTTTCAAACCAGTCTGAGCCTTACAAAGTCTCAAACTCAGTCTCAGATTCAAGAAGCTTCTCAGAAATTGTACGGCTCTGCTGGTAAAACTCTGTTTCTGAAATGTTTTCAgcatatattaaaattacaATGCAAGTGGCTAATAGAAACCCATAAATTCCCGCCAGAATTCGAAAGTACAGTAAAGATTATTTGGATGCTGTACTTAAAAAGTATAAGTAGCCATAAATCGTCATTAGATCAACACGAAGAGCGAAGCCCAGAGAACGATCATGATAATGCTAGTATCattaatgaagaagttcATGACAGTCCAATCGGCAGAACAGGAAGGCTTGGCCTATCTATGGTATCAAGCATTGctattatttatttagCATCCGTTCACATGGGccttccttcttttcccaatgatattttgcaaTGGATTTGCTCCATGAATATGCCGTACTTTGGGTCGTCACGCTATATTCCATCAGTGTGGCACAAGCAGTTGCCAAACTACTACTTGCAGGTACTTGAAGGTGGAACTCCACCTCGAAATGCCCAGCTATATCATAAAAtctcatcaatatcaaGGGAGATCAACTTTTGCGCGAAGTTCCAGCATCGGATTCCGTTCCGATTATTACTGTTCAAAGTACTTATCTTGACAGCTCTTCCACCAGAATTCTATCTCTATGCGTTATCCCTAATAAACATTACAAATGATCAAGCATCCTTCCACATCGTAAGCCACGACGGTGCACGTTTTACCAGATTGTACATGTATCCAGAGATACGTGCTGTCTCCTACTTTATTGTAGCCGTTGACTGGATGTTACAACAACAGAATCATTACAGTAAGAATTTCCTACAATCTTGGCTACGGTATAAATCAGATAATCAAACACCGGGAAACACTTTTGAAAGAGATAAAAAATTGGTATCCCTTTCCTACCAGAATTCATCACCGTCTCTGTACAATTGGCTTCCAGAACAAACTTCATCGTACCTAGACTGgattgaaaagaagttCCTACCACACTACGATGAGAATTCCAACAGCCATATTCCACTAGATCACAAGATTGCGAGACGAAAACTATACAATATTCTACCAATATCTAGACCGATAGACACTTTAAAGGAATCCACCGCTCCACAAAATGTCGCGGCAGATCCAGCTTCCATTAACCCCACAGAAGCTTCGTTTATTGATAGATTACAAGAGCTATATTTAGATGTGGCCTTGTCTGATGCACCAGCCGTATGCATATCACGTGCCACACTAGTAGCGAAGGTCAAATCGAAGCTAATACACGACATCGCTTTAGACTTTGGCATCGGATTCAATCAGCTTTCTGAGGCTGTGCAAAGTATCCAAAAACATTGCATCACTACAATTCGTCGTTACAACAGCTAG
- the ERG1 gene encoding squalene monooxygenase (similar to Ashbya gossypii AAL141C) — protein sequence MLNGKSYPEELLNADASLTYDVIVVGAGVVGPCIATALARKGKKVLIIEREWTMPDRIVGELMQPAGVRALRSLGMVQAINNISAWSTTGYTILYNGEQVEVPYPYKAISPPIDKIPDLVFDGNDKVVDDGTISIKDYEEDERERGVGFVHGRFLQNLRTICAAEQNVTRLQGNVIEILKNKSKEVIGVKVDVPTRGKQEFRAHITFACDGIFSKFRRELSKSHVPQVWSSFVGMSLYHTDLPKKHYGHVILGCNHMPILVYQISPTETRVLCAYNSAKLPRDVSLWLRSSVQPFVPDFLRKSFDKALEEGKFKAMPNSWLPAKQNNVVGLCVIGDALNMRHPLTGGGMAVGLMDVVLMVQKIGDMDFSDREKILEKMIDFHFDRKCYAAVMNTLSIALFALFAADSYYLKLLQKGCFRYFQRGGKCLTLPVEFLSGVSHKPFLLTKVFFSVALYSIYVNFEDKRIAELGAAFFEAFGIIYTAINVFTYYLLEQLFG from the coding sequence ATGTTGAATGGTAAGTCATATCCAGAAGAGTTGCTTAACGCAGATGCTTCGTTAACCTACGATGTGATTGTAGTTGGAGCCGGGGTAGTTGGACCCTGCATCGCGACAGCATTGGCAAGAAAGGgaaaaaaagttttgatCATTGAACGGGAATGGACGATGCCAGATCGTATTGTTGGTGAATTAATGCAGCCTGCTGGTGTGCGTGCATTGCGCTCCCTGGGGATGGTTCAGGCgatcaataatattagTGCTTGGTCGACAACAGGATACACTATCCTCTATAATGGGGAGCAGGTTGAAGTTCCGTATCCATACAAAGCAATATCTCCACCTATCGACAAGATCCCTGATCTTGTTTTTGATGGCAACGATAAGGTGGTGGATGATGGGACAATTTCCATTAAAGATTACGAAGAAGACGAGCGGGAGAGGGGTGTTGGATTTGTTCATGGCAGGTTCTTGCAAAACTTGCGGACAATTTGTGCTGCAGAACAGAATGTTACAAGGTTACAAGGAAATGTTATCGAAATTCTTAAGAACAAATCGAAGGAGGTTATAGGAGTGAAGGTCGATGTTCCTACGCGTGGGAAGCAAGAATTCAGGGCACACATTACATTTGCGTGCGATGGTATCTTCTCTAAGTTTAGAAGGGAACTATCCAAAAGTCATGTACCTCAGGTTTGGTCTTCTTTTGTTGGGATGTCTTTATACCATACTGATCTTCCTAAGAAGCATTATGGTCATGTGATATTAGGATGTAATCACATGCCTATTCTTGTTTACCAGATTTCTCCTACGGAAACTAGGGTTTTATGTGCTTACAATTCCGCTAAGTTACCACGAGATGTCTCATTGTGGTTACGGAGTAGTGTTCAGCCTTTTGTTCCTGATTTCCTGCGAAAATCCTTTGACAAAGCTCTAGAAGAAGGCAAGTTCAAGGCGATGCCTAATTCGTGGCTACCtgcaaaacaaaacaatgTAGTTGGGTTATGTGTCATTGGTGATGCTTTGAATATGAGGCATCCACTAACAGGGGGTGGTATGGCTGTTGGATTGATGGATGTGGTATTAATGGTGCAGAAGATTGGCGATATGGACTTTTCAGACCGTGAGAAGATCTTAGAAAAGATGATAGACTTCCATTTCGATAGGAAGTGCTATGCCGCAGTAATGAATACCTTATCAATTGCCTTGTTCGCACTATTTGCCGCTGATAGTTATTATCTGAAGCTTTTACAGAAGGGTTGTTTCAGGTACTTTCAAAGGGGCGGAAAGTGCTTAACCTTGCCTGTTGAGTTTTTATCCGGGGTATCTCACAAACCATTTCTGTTAACCAAGGTGTTCTTTTCTGTGGCTCTGTATTCCATATATGTTAATTTCGAAGATAAGAGAATAGCAGAATTAGGAGCAGCATTTTTTGAGGCGTTTggaattatatatacagcTATAAATGTTTTCACATATTATCTTTTGGAACAGTTATTCGGATAG
- the CBP4 gene encoding Cbp4p (similar to Ashbya gossypii AAL142C), which produces MGAPLWLRWLKVYAYGGCIIGTGVLLFNYTTPTDEDIINALSPELRLQYERERGLRRAEQQNLMQIAKETSASSNPIWQTGAIQSPWEKNPSAVKSSDHFEKLKADQVQKEELDRIRKQLAEIREKSEQKTKQFVNDRSWWKLW; this is translated from the coding sequence ATGGGAGCGCCACTTTGGCTTCGTTGGCTAAAGGTCTATGCATATGGAGGTTGCATTATTGGTACCGGGGTTTTACTTTTTAACTATACTACGCCGACGGATGAAGATATCATTAACGCTCTTTCGCCTGAATTAAGATTGCAGTATGAAAGGGAAAGAGGTTTGCGCAGAGCAGAGCAGCAGAATCTTATGCAGATTGCAAAAGAAACTTCAGCGAGTAGCAATCCTATTTGGCAGACTGGAGCCATCCAATCTCCCTGGGAAAAGAACCCATCCGCTGTAAAGAGTAGTGATCATTttgagaagttgaaggctGATCAAGTGCAGAAGGAAGAGCTTGACAGGATAAGGAAGCAGTTAGCAGAAATAAGGGAGAAAAGCGAGCAAAAGACGAAGCAATTCGTCAATGATAGAAGTTGGTGGAAGCTGTGGTAG
- the APS3 gene encoding Aps3p (similar to Ashbya gossypii AAL143W), protein MIHAVLIFNKKCQPRLVKFYTPVELPKQKLLLDQVYELISQRNSSIQSSFLVTPPSLLSGGDGPNINEDIQIIYKNYATLYFTFIVDDQESELAILDLIQTFVAALDRCFAEVNELDLIFNWQTLESVLEEIIQGGMVIETNVRKIVEAVDELNKTSDQDNRFSRNFGNAIHAFTQGGFINWGSHQ, encoded by the exons ATGATCCATGCAGTTCTAATAT TCAACAAGAAATGCCAACCAAGATTGGTAAAGTTTTATACCCCAGTGGAATTGCCAAAACAGAAGTTATTGCTTGATCAGGTATATGAATTGATAAGTCAACGCAATAGTTCTATTCAATCCTCATTTTTAGTTACCCCACCCTCTCTTTTGTCTGGTGGCGATGGAccaaatataaatgaagaTATCCAGATAATTTACAAGAATTATGCCACCTTGTACTTTACATTTATCGTAGATGATCAAGAATCTGAGCTGGCTATATTAGACCTAATCCAGACTTTTGTTGCAGCACTGGACAGATGTTTTGCTGAGGTAAATGAGTTAGACTTGATTTTTAATTGGCAAACGTTGGAAAGCGTATTGGAGGAAATTATACAAGGTGGAATGGTAATTGAAACAAACGTTAGGAAAATAGTGGAAGCTGTAGATGAATTAAACAAGACTTCTGATCAGGATAATCGGTTTAGTCGGAATTTTGGAAATGCAATACACGCATTCACTCAAGGAGGTTTCATCAACTGGGGTTCACATCAATAG